The window TCCCTTTCTTTATTTCTTCCCAGTTTTTATACTTTGTAACCAGTTCGAATATCACCATCGAAACGATTAAACAAAGAACTACTACACTAAAATAACCAGCTGTTTCGACTAAAGGATGTTGCCAAAACCTCGAATCTAGCACCAAAGTCAACTCCTTTTACTCATTTCGATTGTGAATAGCAAATTTCAATTTAATTTTACCCGAGTAGGCTCGGGTAAAATTCATCATAAATTTGGCGATTACCAGGGATATACACAGTAGCACAACTAATTATTTTAACTCTACTACCGTTACCCCGAATCCACCTTCTCCGGCTTCACCATAACGATATGATTTCACACGCTTATGACCCTTCAAGAAGTTTTGGATCCCTTGTCTCAGTGCACCTGTCCCTTTACCATGAATGATTGATACACGGGGATAATTAGCTAAAAGTGCATCATCGATATATTTCTCTGTTCTTAAAATGGCTTCTTCATAACGTTCACCGCGTAAATCTAATTCTAGTTTAACATGACCACTGCGATTTTTCACATTTGTCATGACAACTGTCTGCTTTTCTTTTTCAGGCTTTACATATTGTAAATCTGATTCTTCCAGTTTCATTTTCAGTATACCAATTTGAACTACCCATTCAGTTTCCGATACTTTTTCAACTAACGTTCCTTTTTGGCCATAACTCAATACCTTTACCTCGTCCCCAAGCTTTAAGTTTTGGGCACGCTCTCGAATTTGTGCTTGTTTTTTTAGTACCTGATTCTCTTGTGGAGCAGCTGCATCGAGTTTTTTCTTCGCTTCAATCAGCTCATGCTCTTTTACAACTTTACTTGCATTCGCACGCATCTCGCGGAGTTCAGCAATTACTTTATCAGATTCCATTTTTGCTTCATCGATAATTTTGCGGGCTTTTTCTTTTGCTTTTTTTTCTAATGCTTCCTTCTTCTCATCATAAGTTCTTAGCCGCTCTTCTAATTGTTCATGCAATTGTTGAGCTTCTTCCAATAATGCATGGGCTTCATCTGCCTCGCGTTCGGAACGACGTCTACTTTCCTCTAATGAGGCAATCATTGATTCAACTTCATGGCGATTTGAGCCTGTAAAGCTACGGGCTTGTTGAATAATCGATTCTTTTAAACCAAGTCGTTTCGAAATTTCAAATGCATTTGAACGTCCAGGCACACCTATTAATAATCGGTAGGTTGGACTCAATGTCTCGATATCAAATTCTACACTTGCATTGACAACACCTGGACGATTGTAGCCATATGCCTTTAACTCAGGATAGTGAGTTGTCGCCATTACTCGTGCACCACGTCCAACTACTTCGTCCAGGATGGAAATGGCTAAAGCAGCCCCTTCTTGTGGGTCCGTCCCAGCTCCTAATTCATCAAATAACACAAGTGATCGAGCATCAAATTTCCCTAAGATATCAACAATATTGACCATATGAGAAGAGAATGTCGATAAAGATTGCTCGATGGATTGTTCATCTCCAATATCCGCAAATAACTGATCAAAGACTGCTAATTCTGAACCGTCCAATGCCGGTACAGGTAATCCTGCCTGTGCCATTAAAGTACATAGGCCAACAGTTTTCAAAGTAACTGTTTTACCACCTGTATTTGGACCAGTAATGACGATTGCTGTAACATCACGTCCAAATTCTATCGTATTTGGGACAGCTTCCTCAATAGAAATGAGAGGATGTCTAGCGCGAACTAAACGGATATAACCCTCTTGATTCATCTTAGGTTTAGTACATTTAAATGCTTGTCCAAATTTCCCTTTGGCTAGGATAACATCAATATCTCCCAGAATTTGAACAAGAACAAAAAGATCATGCGCCACTTCCTGCACCTTCGATGACAATTCTAATAAAATACGCTCAATTTCCGCTTTTTCCTTCACCTTTAGACGTTGTATCTCGTTATTTGCCTGTACAACTGATTCTGGTTCAATGAAAAGAGTTTGTCCTGAAGATGATTGATCATGAACAATCCCTCCGTAATGACTACGATACTCCTGTTTAACTGGTATAACAAAACGATCATTACGTATTGTTACAATGGCATCTGAAAGCATTTTTGTAGCGTTAGATCCACGAGTCAAGCTTTCTAATTTTTGTCTTACTTTTGCTTCCTCTGCACGAAGAGATTGTCGAATCGATCGTAATGTAGTGCTGGCAGAGTCTAAAACTGCCCCATTGTCATCAATACAATCATTAATCTCATGCTGTAATGCAGTTAAGATTGGCATTTGCTCTTTTCTTTCAACAAAATGAGGAACTGTAATATCTTCTTCCTGCTCAATATCTTCAATAAAATTTCGAAGGATTCTGCTTGCACGGATGGTACTTGCAATTTCCATTAACTCCATCGGGCTCAGCATACCACCGATTTGTGCACGTTTAGCTTGAGGACGGACATCAAAGATACCGCCCATTGGTACATTGCCTTTAACTCGTAAAATCGAGAGCCCTTCATCCATCTCTTCTAACAGTTCAACTACTGTATCAAAATCCGTTTCGGGTATTAGTTGCTCTATTGTACTTTTTCCCAATGAGGATGTGCAAAAATTCGCAACTTGTTCCCGTACTTTATCATATTCTAATGTCCTTAATGCGCGTTCAGCGATCACTTCTGAACACCTCCTGGCTATTCAATTGGTTCAATTACATGTTTCATTAAAAAGCTTGACTAACCTTAAAGCTTTTAATGTTTAGTCATAGTTGCACTAATGCTTGGATGATATATACTTTGTTAACCGCGAATAAAAGATTCAAATTGCTTTAATGACCATGTATTGACAATTAGTTCTTTTCTCAGCCACGCTTTTTGAGCATACTTTGTCCCAATTTCCATTACATTTAGCTGTTCAATCGCATGGGCATCCGTGTTAATGGCAATTGGAACATTTAGCTCCATGGCCATTATTAAGTGTTCGATACGTAAGTCTAATCGGTACGGGCTTGCATTTAGTTCAAGAATTTTGCCATATTCTGCAGCCCATTTTATCAATTGTGGTATATCTGGATTATAACCTTCACGCTGGCCAATAATTCGACCTGTTGGATGCGCAATCATATGAACATATGGATTTTGAATTGCTGTATAAAGTCTTTCCATAATTGTTTCCTGTGATTGGGAGAAACTCGAATGGATTGATGCAATAACAAAATCCAGTTCTTTTAGAACATCCTCCTCAAAATCTAATGAACCATCCGGTAAAATATCCATTTCAGTTCCAGCAAATAGGCGGAAATTTGGATGTGCTTCATTAAAATCAATTATTTCTAGACGTTGTTTTTCTAATCTTTCTGGTGTAAGGCCATTTGCAACCTTTAGATATTGTGAATGGTCTGTGATAACACCATGTGTATAGCCACGTTCAATTAACGCTTCACCCATTTCCTTTACTGTATGGGCACCATCAGACCATGTAGTATGCATATGCAAATCTGAAACAATTTGCTCAAGAGTAACTAGTCCATCCAGTTCATCTAAACGCTCTAACTCTTTCCCTGATTCACGAACTGTCGGCGGGATAAATGGCAGGTCGAAATGGTCAAAGAAAGCTTCCTCAGAGTCAAAGGTCATCATGGAGCCATCTGGTTGTTCTACTCCATATTCACTTATTTTCTTCCCTTGCTCCTTGGCCAATTGTCGCATGCGGACATTGTGATCCTTTGAACCAGTAAAATGATGAAGGGCTGTTGCGTATTCATTTAGCTTAACTAGTCGGAAATCTACACTTACAGGATCTTCAGCATCTAATATTACAGACACTTTTGTATCTCCGGCTGCCACAATTTCTTTTACATGGAGACTTTTGAGCAATCGCTCTTTTACCACCTCAGGCTGTTTAGTAGCAACGATAAAATCAACATCCTTGCTCATTTCACTAACCCTGCGGAAACTTCCTGCCACGGAAAACTTTTGAATTTCATCAATTGAATACAATAATTCATTGATCTCCGTGACGATTTCTTGAAGATACCATATTGGTAATCTCTCGCTTCGTTCTCCAAAGTGCTCGAGTTCTTTTAGTATTTTTTCTTCTGATTTTGGTCCAAAGCCAGCTAATTTTTGAATTTTTTTTGTTTCACACGCTTCTTTTAAGCTTTCCACACTATCAACACCTAGCTCACTATAAAGTTTTGCTAATTTCTTACCGCCTAAACCCGGTAGTTTTAATAGTGGAATTAAACCTTTAGGCACTGCTTCCTCAAGTTCTTTCAGTTGAGATGAAGCACCCGTTTCAATTAGCTCATGAATAACGGTTGCTGTACCTTTTCCAATTCCTTTTAGTTTTGTGATATCTTCTATTTCATTTAAACTACGTTCATCTAATTCAAGGGCATTGGCTGCCTTACGAAATGCAGAAACTTTAAAAGGATTTTCACCTTGAAGTTCCAATAATAAGGCAATTTTCTCAAGAGTTTTAATGACTATTTTTTTATTCATGATTTACCTCCTAGTAAAAATCCTTGATTGATCAATACTTTCCTTTGTTCGTGGAAAAAGGAAATGCCCCAAACAGTCGCTTTGGGACATTTCCTTAAAAATCGATTATCTACGACTAACGATAATCCAGCACTTATTTTAATCTTTAGGGATATACCACCAATCTTGAACCATGCTTGTGAAAACTGGGGTGTGCTCTAACATCAGTTTTGCAATGATGGAACCATCCAAGAGATTTTGCAGAGATCCTATTGGAAGCAATGCTAACACATACATGCCGATAAACACTATCAAATAGAATTCAACAAAACATAGAACAGCACCCAGCAAACGGTTTACTGAATTTAAAATTGGTAAGTAGGTTAAAAAATCAAAGATGGAACCGAGAATTTGTAATGCAATTTTTACTCCAAAGAAAATTACAGCAAAGGCGATGATTCGGTAAAATGTTTGGTCTACATTCAACTGATCAAGAACAAGCATCATTGATGAATCGTCTGTAACTCCTGGATACGGAATCCATAAAACAAACTTTTCTGCTAGCGGTTTATAATAGATATACGCTACAATAAGTGCAACAAAAAAGCTAAGAAGGTGGATGGCCTGAACAATAAAGCCACGTTTAAGTCCTACTAGTATACTAGCAGCAAATATAATAAGTAATATAATATCAAGCATTCAATTCAACCCTTTAATTTTTTCAATTCTTCTTCAAGCTGTTCAACTTGTTCTTTTAATTTTAGTAATTCATGTACGGTATTGACAGCTGTTAATACGGCAAGCTTGGAACTATCTAATGAAGGATTATGTACACGTATTTCTCTCATTTTGTCATCAACTATAGATGCAACTAATCGCATATGGCCCGTAGACTCAGTACCAACCATTTTATAGGAATGGCCATAAATTTCTACGGATATTCGATTTTTTTCTTGGTCAGCCATGCAATACCTCCTAAAACTTTAGCAAAAAACATTGTAATCCTGATTATCAAATCATGAGAATTATTCATAGATTTGTTTATTTTTTCTTCATTAGAATATATTAATAAAATTTATAATACATATCATACCATGAAATTGTTTTTGATGTGAACCTTAGATGGAAGAAAGGAACGAACTAAATGTCAAATATTGTGTTACAGCTTTCAATGGAAGAACAAAATAAAGTGAGATCCTATTATGCTTCTTCGACTATACAACGCAATGCACCCGGAGTAATTTTTGCAGCAAAACTTCCGGATACAGCTATTACCCTCTACAAATCCGGAAAGGTAATGTTCCAAGGAAGTGGAGCCACAAGAGAAGCAAGCCGTTGGGGTGAAGTCAAATCCCCTTCTACTCAATCAACAATTACTACAAATTCAAATAAAACGGTTAAAACAAAGGGCGATATACTTCCTGAAAATTTCGCAACGATGTCAGTGCTAGGGTCAGATGAAACTGGTACTGGTGATTATTTCGGACCAGTTACTGTTGCAGCTGTCTATGTACCAAAAGAAAAAATAGACCTTATTTATGAGCTTGGTGTTAAGGATTCAAAAATGTTGAATGACCAGATCATGCTCAAAATTGCTCCTGACATTATGGCTGTTTGCCCTTACAGTATTTTGACATTACGAAATGATAGATATAATGCCATCCAAGCCAAAGGATATTCACAAGGGAAGATAAAGGCGATGCTTCATAACCAAGCTCTAAAACATGTCTTGACTAAAATAGAGCCGGAAAAACCTGAGTATATTTTAATCGACCAATTCGCAGAAAGAAACATCTATTATAATCATATAAAAAGTGAAAAAGAAATTGTTCGTGAGAATGTCTTATTTTCAACAAAAGCCGAGCAGCTTCATGTGTCCGTAGCCGCTGCATCTATTTTAGCTCGTTACGCTTTCTTAAAAGAAATGGACAGATTGTCAAAATCAGTAGGAATGAATCTGCAAAAAGGTGCAAGTGGAAAAGTAGATGATATGGCAGCACGGATATGGATAAAACATGGCGAGGAGACTTTGAAATCCATCTCAAAGTGGCATTTTGCTAATACGGAAAAGGCTAGAAGGCTAGTAAATAAAAAGAAATAGTCCCTAGTAGAGAAACGCTTCAAATAATAGCGTTTCTCCTATTTATTTTCATGCACTTTCAAATTCTGGCGTTCTATTTAAATCTGTTTTATTTGGAAGAATGAACGAAACAATAACCGTTAAGACTGTTGAAATTAGCACTCCCCAAAGGATTCCAAATAACACAGACGCAATAGCTCCCGAAAGTAAACCGATTCTACCTCCCCAAACCGATACACGACTATTTTGTGTTCCCATTTCAAATTTTTCGTGTTTCCGTTTCTTCCATAAAAGTCCAACAATCAGTACCGGTACAACCCCACCACCAGTTAGTGTATAGGCAAAGGAGAACAAGCTAATGATGGATTCAGAATAGTTCGCTGCTAATGTTGAAAATATCCCCACTAAAACAACCAACCATTTCGATAGAACAATTAACTTCGCATCCTTCATTTCCTTTGAAAAGGGGATGATCAGGTCATTTACAATAACAATGGCTGCAGAATGCAACAAGGAGGACGCACTTGAAATGGCGGCTAAGAAGATTAATATAAAGAAAACAAGGGCCGCAGTTTGGGTCATTTCATTTAAGATTAACCAGGGAACTGCATTAGCAGAATCTACATTAGGATTCAATGCTTTTACAATCATTCCTGAAACGGAGGCTAAAATGGTAAATAAAATTGCAGCAATCCCGCTGTACAACATAGCTCGACTAGCTGCTTTGGGATTGTTTGCCGCAAAACATCGTTGCCAATACATTTGAGCAGCTAATACCCCAAAACACCCCGTTACAAAGAGTGTGACAACTTCCCAAGGAGAAATGCTAATTTGTGTCAGGTGACTAGCATTAACCTCAGCTAACATTGTTTTTAACGTTGAATAGCTAAAATCGATTTTTGCGTAAACTTTGATATAAAACCAAATCGCTATACCCAACAATAAAACTCCTTGTATAAAATCAGTCCAAACAACGGACAACATTCCGCCTACCGTTGTATAGATAATAAAAACAGTGGAGAAGAAAAAGATTAATGGCAGAGGATCTGCGCCTGTGAATACGGAGAAAAGCTGACCCATACCTTTTGCTTGCCCCCCAATCCAGGCAATCATGATGGCTGAAGTTAAGATTCCTACAATAGCTCTTGATACTTTATCCCTTAAGATTAAATCATTTAATAATTCTGCAATACTTTTATAAGTAAACCTAGCAGCAAACCCTGCAAATAATAAGGCAAAGAGTATTTTTGCGCCTTGCTCTCCGATAATAAACGGTATATTGGCTATGCCAATTTCAAACCCATTTGAAGAGTGACCGATAAAGTTTCCTACACCCATAATAGTCGCAAGATCAGTAAATAAAAGTAAGAAAAATGGCAATGTTCCTCCAGCAATTGCAAATTGAAGAAAGCTTTCTTTTGACTTCTTTCTAAATCTCAAAGACATTCCAATAAAAAATAAACTTAAAACAACAGTCACAATCCAGGTCCAGGTTGCGAGCATTAATTTCCCCCCTTGTAAAGTAGTTAATTTATCCCTATGCTCTCTACCCTTCATATAGAAATTAAAAACCATACAATCTGCCTGTTAATACAAGGCCTTGTATGGTTTTACCTTATCTAATATATTATTTTACAAGCTTACTAATTGCTTTAAACTGATCTCCTTTTGCAACCTGAAGCATTTCAAATAGGGCCATTTCTACAGTAGTCACCTTTACACCCAGCTGCATCATTTTTTGAAGTCCGATTTCATGAGACTTTGATGTGCGTGAAGATACACAATCTGCAAGTACTTCCACTTCATAACCATTTTGAATTAAATGTGCGGCTGTTTGGTATACGCAGATATGTGTTTCGATTCCAGCAAGCAGAACCTTTTTACGCTTTGTTGCTTCTAATCGTTCAACAAATTCGGGTGTATCATATGCGCTGAATGTTATTTTTTCAATAGGTTTTTGATTAGGCAAGGTTTGTGCAATTTTCTCCACAGTTGGTCCAAGCCCTTTAGGATACTGTTCCAGCCATAAAACTGGTAATCCTAAAATCTGGACCCCTTCTGTTACCTTTGCTAAATTGGAAATCACAAATTCACTATCATGAACGATTTCTGCTAGTTTTCCTTGAATATCAATTAATACTAATACTGTTTCTTCTTTTGTAAGCATCTCTATATCCCCTTTGTTCAATATTTCCACTTACTTATTATATATGATTTGATTTAGATATAAAATTCTCCAAACTACGTATTTTCAGTCTATACTTTTCCCCTCCACTCCATTTGAAACAAAATGGCAGGACATGTATAGTACTTATTAGAAAGGATGATATTGTTGATTCGATTAAGTTGGTTAATAAGTCTTGGGATTTCGCTGCTCGGCTTTCTCATAATAGGACATTTCTTCACAATTCAACCCGAAGAATCTGTGGGTAGTGAAAGTTTAGGTTTTATCGGGATAATATTTGTTTTACCGTTTTTATTGCTCAGTATGTTTATTACATATCGATACATTTTCAAGTTGACAAGGAATACAAACGATCGATTAATGAAGTCTTTCTCGGTTGCTGGAGGATTTTTGTTGATTTGTGTACTCGTGTACTTTTCACTAGGTTATAAAAATGAAACTTTAGCTAAATTGGATGGAGCTAACGTTGGCAGGATATTTAATTTACCAGAATTAAATGAGTATACATATTCGATTTATTTTAATTTTTATACCTTCGCATTCATTCACGCCGTTGTCGGTGTAATCGCTGCATTGGTTGGAGTATTAAACCCTGGAACGAAAAAAGAAGAGTTGCCCGAGTAAACCCGCGCAACTCTTCTTTTTTAAACCTTTTTATCGAAGTTCGGCACCAGCTTCAGTTAAAGCTTTTAACACTTTGTTATGTGCGCTTACTACTTCATCGTCCGTTAATGTACGATCTGGATCGAAGTATGTTAATGAGAAGGCAACGGATTTTTTACCAGCCTCCATTTTCTCTCCTTCATAAACATCGAAGACTTTTACTTCTTTTAATAATTTTGTTCCAGCATTACGGATAATTTGGATAATTTCGCCAGCTGGTTTTGAACGATCGAGCTCTAAAGCAATGTCACGTGTCATTGCCGGGAAACGCGGAACAGATGTGTAAACTAATTCCTCAACTTCAGCTGTAAGAATCGCATTCAAGTTTAATTCTGCTACAAATGTATCTTTTAAATCGTATTTTTTTCGTTCTGAAGGGTGTAAACCACCGATTATTCCTACTTTTTCTCCGTCAAGTAGAATAGTAGCCGTTTGACCAGGGTGAAGTCCATCAACACTTGCTTTTTCGAAAGATAGGCGTTCAGTTAAGCCAAGCTTTTCAAATAAGCTTTCTACAATTCCTTTGGCAACAAAGAAATCTACTGGTAGCTTCTCGCCTTGCCATGCATTATCTACCCATTTGCCTGAAACCACTAGAGCAAGATGCTCTTCTTCATACGGAAGTTCTTCTGCTGTTTTACCAAGGAATACAGAACCAATTTCATATAAAGCTAGAGAATCCGCTTTACGAGCCACGTTATAGCTTGCTGCTTCTACTAAATGTGGAATTAAGCTTTGTCGTAAAGTTGAACGTTCTTCACTCATTGGCATTAATAATCTAGTTGTATCTTCGGCTTTAAGTGCGAATTTTTGAGCAAGCTCATCTGATGTTAATGAATATGTGACTGCCTGGTAAAGTCCGGCACCTTCCATTACATTGCGAGCGATGCGACGTTTTCCTTGGTAAGGAGTTAAGCCGCCAATTTGCTCATTGCCTTCCGGTAATGTCATCGGGATTTCATCATATCCATAAAGTCTCGCAATTTCTTCCACGATATCTTCCTCAATTTTAATATCCTGACGACGTGTAGGTGCATCAATAATTAATAAACCATTTGCTGCTTCCACATCGAATTGTAGACGATTTAGAATGGATAACATATCCTCTAGTGAAATTTTCATGCCAAGACGATTGTTGATGAAATCTGGTGAAACAACAACTCGTGCAGGCGATTTATCTAAATCATCCACGGCTACAGTTCCTTCTAGAACCTCTCCGCCAGCAAGCTCCGCTAAAAGCTGAGCAGCACGTTCTCCTGCAATAAGTACGCGGTTTGGATCTACCCCTTTTTCAAAACGAGCAGACGAATCAGAGCGCAAGCCTAATTCCTTTGATGTACGACGAACGGAGAAACCATCGAAATAAGCTGCTTCGATGACAACTGTTGTTGTGTCACTTGTAACCTCAGAGTTCGCACCACCCATAACACCTGCAATTGCAACGGGTTCTTTGCCATTTGTAATAACAAGATTATGACCTTTTAAAGTACGTTCCTGATCATCTAAAGTTACAATTTTCTCGCCTTCATTTGCTAAACGGACAAGGATTTCGTTTGAGCTTAATGCATCATAGTCGAATGCATGTAGAGGCTGACCATATTCCATTAAAATATAGTTCGTTATATCAACTACATTGTTATGCGGACGTACACCCGCAGCCATTAAGTAGTGCTGCAGCCAAAGTGGAGATTCTTCGATTTTCACATTTTTAACAACTTTCGCTGCGTATAATGGATTTTCTTTTGCTTCCACACGAACTTTAATGAAATCTTCAGCTTTTTCTGAAACTGTATTGTACTTGATTTCAGGTAATTTTACATCTTGTGATAAAATTGCAGCTACTTCATAAGCAACCCCAAGCATAGAAAGGGCATCTGAACGATTTGGCGTTAAACCCAGTTCCAATACAGTATCACGAAGTCCGATTAATTCTAATGCGTCACTACCAGGAACTGTCTCTTCAGGTAATACATAAATCCCTTCTGCATAGGCTTTTGGTACAACTCGACCTTCAACACCTAATTCTTGTAGAGAACAAATCATTCCGTTTGATTCTTGACCGCGCATTTTCGCTTTTTTAATCTTTACCCCACCTGGAAGACGTGCACCAGGTAAAGCGACGATTACTTTTTGCCCAGCTGCCACATTAGGAGCACCACAAATAATTTGACGGATATCCCCTTCACCTACTTCCACTTGGCAAACATTCAATTTATCTGCATCGGGATGCTTTTCTTTTGAAACGACATGCCCAGCTACAACATTTGTCATTCCCTGGGAACGATCGATTACCGCATCCACTTCAATCCCTGAACGCGTAATTTTTTCAGCTAACTCTTCTGGTGCAATACCATCTATATCAACATATTGTTTTAACCAATTTAATGAAACTAACATAGTTGTACCCCCTTACCCTTCTGTTCTATGGAATTGTGATAAGAAACGACTATCATTTGTATAGAAATGACGAATATCATCTACTCCGTATTTCAACATTGCGATACGTTCTGCCCCAATACCAAATGCAAAGCCTGATACTTTTTTCGAATCATAGCCAGCCATTTCAAGTACATTCGGATGGACCATACCTGCACCTAAAATTTCAATCCAGCCTGTATGCTTACAGACGTTACAGCCCTTACCGCCACATTTGAAGCAAGAAATATCCATTTCTACAGAAGGCTCTGTGAATGGGAAGAAACTTGGACGTAAACGAATTTCACGATCATCTCCGAACATTTTCTTCGCTAACGCATCCAGTGTTCCTTTTAAATCACTCATGCGAATATTTTCTCCGATTACGAGACCTTCAATTTGCATGAACTGATGTGAGTGAGTTGCATCGTCATTATCGCGACGGAATACTTTCCCTGGGCAAATAATGCGAATTGGTTCACCTTTTTTTAATTCCATTGTACGAGCTTGCACTGGAGAAGTGTGCGTACGTAAAAGCGTTTCTTCTGTGATATAGAAAGTGTCCTGCATATCACGAGCTGGGTGGCCTTTTGGCAGGTTTAACGCTTCGAAGTTGTAATAATCCTTTTCAACTTCTGGCCCTTCCGCAATTTCATAGCCCATAGATACGAATAAATCTTCAATCTCTTCAACAACACGTGTTAATGGGTGACGGTTTCCTTGACGTACTTTACGTCCTGGTAAAGTGACATCAATGGATTCCTTCTCTAATTGCTCTTGGATTGCTTGTTCTTCCAGTACAGCCACTCTTTCTTCTAATTGGACTGTTACATTTTCACGTACTGCATTTACTAGAGCTCCCATTTTCGGACGTTCTTCAGGAGATAATTTTCCCATTCCTTTTAATAAATCTGTAATCGGACCTTTTTTTCCTAAATACGCAACACGAACGTCATTCAACTCTTTTAAGTTGGATGCAGCTTGTAGCTTCGCCAACGCTTCTTGTTCTAATTGCTTTAATTGTTGTTCCACGTGTATACCCTCCTTGTTAAAATACCATTTGCTTTGTTTTTTTGTGGTGGTTACGAGCCGTCGTTTTCCATGCGAGTTTTGCTGTTTTACGTGCGTTCGCCGTTTTAACCTAATCAACACAATTACTAAAGTTCCGCCTCGCCCTTTCCATAAGAAAACACAAAAAACCTCGCCCCTAAAAAGGGACGAGGACTAGATTCGCGGTACCACCCTAGTTATTGCAAGCAAAACATTGCAATCACTTCATTGACATAACGACTCGATTGGCCGGCATTCCTTTCACAAAACTTGATCCCGGAAGCTGCTTGCGGGGTGAACTTCAATACTTTCGACCATACATAAGCTTTCAGTCTAAGGCTTATGCTCCCTGGATAGTCACTTCACTATTTACTCTTCCCGCTACAAACGCATTTAAAAAGTTATTTGTTTTTAAAGTCCTCATTATTTTACGGCAAAACAGAAAACGTTTCAAGTATTGCAAACAATAAGTAACTAAACCTTTTATCTAGTTTCTAAAATAGGTAAAAAGAAATGAATTTAAACTTTCTCTATAGAAAAATTTACTCATATGGTATATTTTTAATAACCACATGTTAGATTTTATGACATTACTTTCAAGGAGGGGTATCATGTTATTTTTAAAAAGAAAAGAAGAACTAAATAATCACTCTTCACCGGAAGAAGCATCTCGGGATATCGATGGACAAATTCAAGTTGCAGTTGACCAACTAAAAGGGATTGTGGAGCAAGTGAATATTGCTTC is drawn from Lysinibacillus sp. SGAir0095 and contains these coding sequences:
- a CDS encoding endonuclease MutS2; translation: MIAERALRTLEYDKVREQVANFCTSSLGKSTIEQLIPETDFDTVVELLEEMDEGLSILRVKGNVPMGGIFDVRPQAKRAQIGGMLSPMELMEIASTIRASRILRNFIEDIEQEEDITVPHFVERKEQMPILTALQHEINDCIDDNGAVLDSASTTLRSIRQSLRAEEAKVRQKLESLTRGSNATKMLSDAIVTIRNDRFVIPVKQEYRSHYGGIVHDQSSSGQTLFIEPESVVQANNEIQRLKVKEKAEIERILLELSSKVQEVAHDLFVLVQILGDIDVILAKGKFGQAFKCTKPKMNQEGYIRLVRARHPLISIEEAVPNTIEFGRDVTAIVITGPNTGGKTVTLKTVGLCTLMAQAGLPVPALDGSELAVFDQLFADIGDEQSIEQSLSTFSSHMVNIVDILGKFDARSLVLFDELGAGTDPQEGAALAISILDEVVGRGARVMATTHYPELKAYGYNRPGVVNASVEFDIETLSPTYRLLIGVPGRSNAFEISKRLGLKESIIQQARSFTGSNRHEVESMIASLEESRRRSEREADEAHALLEEAQQLHEQLEERLRTYDEKKEALEKKAKEKARKIIDEAKMESDKVIAELREMRANASKVVKEHELIEAKKKLDAAAPQENQVLKKQAQIRERAQNLKLGDEVKVLSYGQKGTLVEKVSETEWVVQIGILKMKLEESDLQYVKPEKEKQTVVMTNVKNRSGHVKLELDLRGERYEEAILRTEKYIDDALLANYPRVSIIHGKGTGALRQGIQNFLKGHKRVKSYRYGEAGEGGFGVTVVELK
- the polX gene encoding DNA polymerase/3'-5' exonuclease PolX, which codes for MNKKIVIKTLEKIALLLELQGENPFKVSAFRKAANALELDERSLNEIEDITKLKGIGKGTATVIHELIETGASSQLKELEEAVPKGLIPLLKLPGLGGKKLAKLYSELGVDSVESLKEACETKKIQKLAGFGPKSEEKILKELEHFGERSERLPIWYLQEIVTEINELLYSIDEIQKFSVAGSFRRVSEMSKDVDFIVATKQPEVVKERLLKSLHVKEIVAAGDTKVSVILDAEDPVSVDFRLVKLNEYATALHHFTGSKDHNVRMRQLAKEQGKKISEYGVEQPDGSMMTFDSEEAFFDHFDLPFIPPTVRESGKELERLDELDGLVTLEQIVSDLHMHTTWSDGAHTVKEMGEALIERGYTHGVITDHSQYLKVANGLTPERLEKQRLEIIDFNEAHPNFRLFAGTEMDILPDGSLDFEEDVLKELDFVIASIHSSFSQSQETIMERLYTAIQNPYVHMIAHPTGRIIGQREGYNPDIPQLIKWAAEYGKILELNASPYRLDLRIEHLIMAMELNVPIAINTDAHAIEQLNVMEIGTKYAQKAWLRKELIVNTWSLKQFESFIRG
- a CDS encoding CvpA family protein, with the protein product MLDIILLIIFAASILVGLKRGFIVQAIHLLSFFVALIVAYIYYKPLAEKFVLWIPYPGVTDDSSMMLVLDQLNVDQTFYRIIAFAVIFFGVKIALQILGSIFDFLTYLPILNSVNRLLGAVLCFVEFYLIVFIGMYVLALLPIGSLQNLLDGSIIAKLMLEHTPVFTSMVQDWWYIPKD
- the zapA gene encoding cell division protein ZapA, translated to MADQEKNRISVEIYGHSYKMVGTESTGHMRLVASIVDDKMREIRVHNPSLDSSKLAVLTAVNTVHELLKLKEQVEQLEEELKKLKG
- the rnhC gene encoding ribonuclease HIII, producing the protein MSNIVLQLSMEEQNKVRSYYASSTIQRNAPGVIFAAKLPDTAITLYKSGKVMFQGSGATREASRWGEVKSPSTQSTITTNSNKTVKTKGDILPENFATMSVLGSDETGTGDYFGPVTVAAVYVPKEKIDLIYELGVKDSKMLNDQIMLKIAPDIMAVCPYSILTLRNDRYNAIQAKGYSQGKIKAMLHNQALKHVLTKIEPEKPEYILIDQFAERNIYYNHIKSEKEIVRENVLFSTKAEQLHVSVAAASILARYAFLKEMDRLSKSVGMNLQKGASGKVDDMAARIWIKHGEETLKSISKWHFANTEKARRLVNKKK